The following coding sequences lie in one Halomonas sp. 'Soap Lake #6' genomic window:
- a CDS encoding ketopantoate reductase family protein, whose amino-acid sequence MTTSHWILGPGAIGRLLAHSLAPIAATVLVGRRVLPGQQALTTPEGEQRVKQLNALTVAQLGTETHEPPAFVHITTKAMAAESALTSIAEVVPPTTPLVLWQNGFLAQPLITQAWPGPVLCATTTEGAYLVGDNGVVHAGRGHTYIGDLHNQHSDLAEVLAQTLTQAELAATAVSDIRQRLWQKLAVNAAINPLVALHGVRNGELRGEAYAGRVEAVVQEVAAIMHAEGIQPPNGDEGENAWLALVWQVVENTANNKASMLQDVEAKRLTERGAILGPLIESAQRHGLVSKVLQELDDELAVLEAGF is encoded by the coding sequence ATGACTACTTCCCACTGGATTCTTGGCCCCGGCGCCATTGGCCGCTTGCTTGCGCACTCGCTTGCCCCTATAGCGGCCACCGTGTTAGTTGGCCGCCGTGTTTTGCCTGGGCAGCAGGCTCTTACTACCCCCGAAGGCGAGCAGCGAGTAAAGCAATTAAATGCGCTTACAGTTGCCCAATTGGGCACTGAAACGCACGAACCACCCGCCTTTGTTCATATCACCACCAAAGCGATGGCCGCTGAATCCGCGCTTACAAGCATTGCAGAAGTGGTTCCACCCACTACCCCACTGGTACTGTGGCAAAACGGCTTTCTGGCGCAGCCACTTATTACCCAGGCATGGCCTGGGCCGGTGCTATGCGCCACCACAACGGAAGGTGCGTATCTGGTTGGCGATAATGGTGTGGTGCACGCAGGGCGTGGGCATACCTATATTGGTGATTTGCATAACCAGCATAGCGATTTAGCAGAAGTACTGGCGCAGACATTAACCCAGGCAGAGCTTGCTGCGACGGCCGTGAGTGATATTCGTCAGAGGCTGTGGCAGAAGCTGGCGGTGAATGCAGCAATTAACCCCCTGGTGGCGCTACATGGCGTGCGTAATGGTGAATTACGCGGTGAGGCGTATGCGGGCCGTGTAGAAGCGGTCGTCCAAGAAGTCGCGGCAATTATGCACGCCGAGGGTATTCAGCCTCCGAACGGTGACGAAGGTGAAAATGCGTGGTTAGCGTTGGTATGGCAAGTGGTGGAAAACACCGCTAACAATAAGGCATCGATGTTGCAGGATGTGGAGGCCAAACGCCTCACCGAACGCGGGGCAATTTTGGGGCCATTGATTGAAAGCGCCCAGAGGCATGGGTTGGTGAGTAAGGTATTGCAGGAGTTGGATGATGAGCTGGCGGTGTTGGAGGCAGGTTTTTAG
- a CDS encoding LysR family transcriptional regulator produces MSTGITLRQLEYLVSLAETGQVTRAALRCHVSQSSMTIALKNLEQSLGAQLFQRHAKGVRLTEAGEKFARRAQDTLSSVEDAIEEIRRTPDDLHGQVRIGITETISAYLIPLLLVSLTKQFPNLNIIMEERDRASIEKGLLDNSFNLAFILVSNMDIHEELEHETMLRSPRRLWVDSESPFQYPESLSLEKIAETGFILLDMDEHVETVKYYWGEYGLAPKVAFKSSSLEAVRSLVALGQGVTILSDLVYRPFSLEGRRIIRRDLDESLPTMDIGCVWKKGEELPRNVGAVIDFIRRTISEQVL; encoded by the coding sequence ATGAGTACAGGAATTACGCTTAGACAATTAGAGTATTTGGTATCGCTGGCAGAAACGGGGCAAGTGACCCGTGCTGCCCTGCGCTGCCATGTCTCTCAATCGTCGATGACTATTGCACTTAAGAATCTGGAACAAAGTCTTGGCGCTCAGCTGTTCCAACGCCATGCCAAGGGCGTCCGTCTGACGGAGGCAGGGGAGAAGTTCGCGCGCAGGGCGCAAGACACCCTTTCGAGCGTCGAAGATGCCATCGAGGAAATCCGCCGCACCCCAGATGATTTACATGGGCAGGTACGAATCGGTATCACAGAGACAATATCGGCTTACCTAATTCCACTGTTATTGGTATCGCTAACTAAGCAGTTCCCCAATCTGAATATCATCATGGAAGAGCGCGACCGGGCCAGCATCGAGAAGGGGCTTCTCGACAATAGCTTTAACCTAGCTTTCATTCTTGTCTCCAACATGGATATTCACGAAGAGCTAGAGCACGAGACGATGCTGCGTTCCCCCAGGCGGCTCTGGGTCGACAGTGAGAGTCCGTTTCAGTACCCCGAAAGCCTTTCCCTAGAGAAGATTGCCGAGACTGGCTTTATCCTTTTGGACATGGATGAACACGTTGAAACGGTGAAATATTACTGGGGAGAGTATGGCCTCGCGCCTAAGGTCGCATTCAAGAGCAGTTCGCTAGAGGCAGTCCGCAGTTTGGTGGCACTTGGACAAGGAGTCACGATTTTGTCTGACCTAGTATATCGCCCATTTTCCCTAGAAGGGCGACGCATTATTCGGCGGGACCTAGATGAAAGTCTGCCAACAATGGACATAGGTTGCGTATGGAAAAAAGGAGAAGAGCTGCCGCGTAATGTCGGAGCCGTAATCGACTTCATTCGTCGAACAATTAGTGAGCAAGTACTGTGA
- a CDS encoding glutathione S-transferase family protein yields MITLWGRNNSTNVKKVRWVLEALELPYEQILAGREHGVNNTPEYLAMNPNGLVPVLRDDATNSVLWESNTIIRYLAAQYGQDKLWIEEPAKRAQMEKWMDWANGTFSPLHRTILLGYIRTPAEQRDMASLETTIATCEKLFEQMDTALAEQPWFSGDAFGLGDIAIAPFVYNLRNSGLNWQPRPHLARWAEQLTELPAYRKVVMIPVS; encoded by the coding sequence ATGATTACGCTTTGGGGCCGCAACAACTCTACTAACGTCAAAAAAGTCCGCTGGGTACTGGAAGCACTAGAGCTGCCTTACGAGCAGATTTTGGCAGGGCGGGAGCATGGAGTTAATAATACGCCCGAATACCTTGCCATGAACCCCAACGGTCTGGTGCCGGTGTTACGCGACGATGCCACCAACAGCGTACTCTGGGAGTCCAACACCATTATTCGTTACCTGGCCGCCCAGTATGGCCAGGATAAGTTATGGATTGAAGAGCCTGCCAAGCGTGCCCAGATGGAAAAGTGGATGGATTGGGCGAATGGCACCTTTTCACCGCTTCATCGGACAATCTTGCTGGGCTATATTAGAACCCCAGCGGAACAGCGTGACATGGCTAGTTTAGAAACGACAATTGCCACCTGTGAAAAATTGTTCGAGCAGATGGATACCGCGTTAGCCGAACAGCCATGGTTCTCTGGCGATGCTTTCGGCCTGGGTGATATCGCCATTGCCCCGTTCGTTTATAACCTGCGTAACAGTGGTCTTAACTGGCAACCCCGGCCCCACTTAGCACGCTGGGCTGAGCAGCTTACCGAACTGCCCGCCTATCGCAAGGTAGTGATGATTCCCGTCTCATAA
- a CDS encoding competence protein CoiA has product MLCGIRVQDNLKVFASNSERAQGPFQCPGCKHELVLRKGRIKVHHFAHKPPYHCQRGEGESEAHRKCKESIYNALSQCAHVTGLDVEADFGTVIADVYCFINNVPVAIEIQRSNLSVNKITERTSAYGKLGIHVLWLALFNKNLGDEKYSPKAWEKWCHATYFGRVYYWVADLTIAPIHFSEYQNYVEPSSWYNEYGEEQSGGGYYKSSKRYKTPSIGTYLNLATDFSPSYKQAWTGGTIYVPSCRIYNDKLRKWW; this is encoded by the coding sequence ATGCTTTGTGGAATAAGAGTTCAAGATAATCTTAAGGTATTCGCAAGCAATAGCGAGAGAGCGCAAGGCCCATTCCAGTGCCCCGGCTGCAAGCATGAGCTTGTCCTTCGTAAAGGTAGAATAAAGGTTCATCACTTCGCTCATAAGCCTCCATACCATTGTCAAAGAGGCGAAGGTGAATCCGAAGCGCATAGGAAGTGCAAAGAATCTATCTACAACGCATTATCCCAATGTGCTCACGTGACAGGTCTGGACGTTGAAGCCGATTTTGGCACAGTAATAGCTGACGTTTATTGTTTTATTAATAATGTGCCCGTAGCAATCGAGATTCAGCGAAGTAATTTGAGTGTAAATAAAATAACGGAACGTACTTCAGCATATGGGAAGTTGGGTATCCATGTTTTATGGTTGGCTTTATTTAATAAAAATCTTGGCGATGAAAAATACAGCCCCAAAGCATGGGAGAAGTGGTGTCATGCTACATATTTTGGCCGAGTGTACTATTGGGTTGCAGACTTAACTATTGCGCCAATCCACTTCTCCGAGTATCAGAATTATGTAGAGCCATCCAGTTGGTACAATGAATATGGTGAAGAGCAATCTGGTGGTGGTTACTACAAGTCATCAAAAAGGTATAAAACACCATCTATAGGTACTTATCTAAATCTAGCCACTGATTTCAGTCCATCATACAAACAAGCTTGGACGGGAGGCACAATTTATGTGCCAAGCTGTAGAATCTACAATGACAAACTGAGAAAGTGGTGGTAG
- the mmsB gene encoding 3-hydroxyisobutyrate dehydrogenase — protein MTTVAFIGLGNMGGPMAANLAKAGFNVRAFDLSEQALETAKSQGCEVAVSAQAAATDADFIISMLPAGKHVRGLYVDGDEPLFNVIKQSALVIDCSTIDADTARSVAAAGAEKGVGFVDAPVSGGVGGAQAGTLTFIVGGSAAQFEQAQPVLEAMGKNIFHAGDHGAGQVAKVCNNMLLSILMAGTCEAINMGVKNGLDPAVLSEIMKQSSGGNWALNVYNPYPGVMENAPASKGYQGGFQVDLMIKDLGLAMDVSQQSASPVPMGSAARSLFTLHKASGNGKLDFSSLLQLYQDKE, from the coding sequence ATGACCACTGTTGCGTTTATCGGTTTAGGCAATATGGGCGGCCCTATGGCAGCCAACTTGGCAAAAGCGGGTTTTAATGTACGTGCGTTTGATCTTTCGGAGCAAGCACTTGAAACCGCAAAATCGCAAGGCTGTGAAGTGGCAGTATCAGCTCAGGCCGCCGCTACCGATGCAGACTTCATTATTTCCATGCTGCCCGCTGGTAAGCACGTGCGGGGGCTCTATGTAGACGGCGACGAACCGCTGTTCAATGTGATTAAACAGAGCGCATTGGTGATCGACTGCTCAACGATCGATGCTGATACCGCACGTAGCGTAGCTGCTGCCGGTGCGGAAAAAGGCGTTGGCTTTGTTGATGCTCCGGTATCCGGTGGGGTGGGCGGTGCCCAAGCAGGTACGCTGACCTTCATCGTGGGTGGCAGCGCTGCACAGTTTGAGCAGGCTCAACCCGTGCTGGAAGCGATGGGTAAAAACATCTTCCATGCTGGTGACCATGGTGCCGGGCAGGTAGCCAAAGTGTGCAACAACATGCTGCTGTCTATTTTGATGGCGGGCACCTGTGAAGCGATCAACATGGGCGTGAAAAACGGCCTGGACCCCGCAGTGCTTTCCGAAATCATGAAGCAAAGCTCTGGCGGTAACTGGGCGCTGAACGTTTACAACCCTTACCCAGGCGTGATGGAAAATGCCCCCGCCTCGAAAGGCTACCAGGGTGGCTTCCAGGTGGATCTTATGATCAAAGACCTGGGCCTTGCCATGGACGTTAGCCAGCAGAGCGCTTCGCCAGTTCCCATGGGTTCCGCTGCCCGCTCGCTGTTTACCCTGCACAAAGCGAGCGGCAACGGCAAGCTCGACTTCTCCAGCCTGCTACAGCTTTATCAGGATAAAGAGTGA
- a CDS encoding molybdopterin-dependent oxidoreductase, whose protein sequence is MPVEDKRGYCTLCRSRCGTINRVEGESLIKVEPDSDHPTGAAMCMKGRAAPELVHNPNRLFYPMRRTTPKTADDPCWERISWHEAITAIAARLSEIKAETGAESVAFGVTTPSGTPMSDSIDWVERFIRAFQSPNICYGTEVCNWHKDYAHAFTFGCGMPTADYANSDLIMLWGHNPTSTWLSQANAIGAGRDNGARMIVVDPRKTPLAASADVWLRVRPGTDLVVVLGLVRQLLLCKGFDQQFVRSWTNAPLLVRTDDGTLLRAEDCDFAGALADENIPDTFVVWNSKTNSPACYAPESGSSLAHAAHAALAGRYSVPLCNGGNVDCEPVFALLERTCAPYTPDVVERVSGVDAHSLAQAAELLSSSKRVAYHSWTGIGQHSNATQTERAVAILYALTGSFDVLGGNRVYTQLPVRPINGLDLIEPAQLNKALGVDQRPLGPPAQGWITARDLYHSIIEGQPYRVRAFMGFGTNFMASQGDVELGITALQQLEFHVHCDLFETPSSRFADILLPVNTPWEREALRAGFEINELAVEHVQLRQRIVAPRGDSKSDTDIVFALAEALGMDELFFNGSIEAGWNWMLKPLDLTVAQLRQKPEGIRYKLTQKQKQYSSINNGKVQGFKTHTRRVELYSETLLRHGYDPLPTADGMLTARQAHTRFPYKLTSIKNGFFCHSQHRSIVSLRKRSPLPVAQLNPDLAAKKGIEKGDWVLIETTEGQARFCASLSSDLDVGVIVAEFGWWQSCNELGRAGYAVVGAGNSNYNTLISARDSDPISGSVPMRSFNCDIRRDPTQDTRRRTWEGFRPFKVRTLRRETADVLAVELATPDGSLLPDYLPGQHITLCLNKGSDDQQLVRAYSLTGPAKEEGRTSYRIAVRHLRGTDEQGNAIEGRMSGYLHNYLKIGQEVHLGAPGGSFVLPVSLPQPVVIFAGGIGITPFISYLETLVDSDNMPEVWIHYANRNSQSHAFRARINKLLPRLSRLTVINYYNAPLTTDRMGVDYDSNDLVSASVVSNSLIERRARIYLCGPDPMMTAISNQLIERGVPRFDIFSEAFRSPVTINPSDDQQYRVSFVRSNSFGISWSSAAGPLLNFAEKRGISLPSGCRVGQCESCAVRIISGKVYHLNGQEPEDPSVCLTCQAIPVSDLELDI, encoded by the coding sequence ATGCCAGTTGAAGATAAGCGAGGTTATTGCACTTTATGCCGGTCACGGTGTGGAACCATTAACCGCGTAGAAGGCGAGAGTCTCATCAAGGTGGAGCCAGACTCCGACCATCCCACCGGCGCTGCAATGTGCATGAAGGGGCGAGCCGCTCCCGAGTTGGTGCATAACCCGAACCGTCTCTTCTATCCTATGCGCCGCACAACACCAAAGACCGCGGATGATCCATGTTGGGAACGAATTTCTTGGCACGAAGCCATTACGGCCATCGCGGCGAGACTATCTGAGATTAAAGCCGAGACAGGAGCTGAGTCAGTCGCCTTTGGTGTAACTACCCCTAGTGGTACTCCCATGTCGGATAGCATTGATTGGGTTGAGCGATTCATCCGAGCCTTTCAAAGCCCCAATATTTGCTATGGCACTGAAGTTTGCAATTGGCATAAGGATTATGCCCATGCCTTTACATTCGGATGTGGGATGCCTACAGCGGACTATGCCAACTCCGATCTCATCATGCTGTGGGGCCATAACCCTACGAGCACGTGGTTGAGCCAAGCCAATGCCATTGGAGCAGGAAGGGACAACGGGGCAAGGATGATCGTAGTCGATCCGCGTAAGACGCCACTGGCTGCTAGTGCGGATGTATGGCTTCGTGTCCGCCCAGGCACCGATTTAGTGGTTGTGTTGGGCCTAGTGCGACAGTTGCTCCTGTGCAAGGGGTTTGACCAACAGTTCGTTCGTAGTTGGACAAATGCTCCTCTTCTGGTCCGTACTGATGATGGGACGTTGCTGCGGGCAGAGGACTGTGACTTTGCGGGAGCACTAGCGGATGAAAATATTCCCGATACCTTCGTGGTGTGGAACAGTAAAACTAATTCGCCTGCTTGTTATGCCCCGGAAAGTGGCTCGTCACTTGCTCACGCCGCCCATGCTGCTTTGGCAGGACGTTATAGTGTTCCGCTCTGCAATGGTGGCAACGTTGACTGCGAGCCCGTATTTGCTTTGTTAGAGCGCACCTGCGCGCCTTATACCCCTGATGTAGTAGAGCGAGTCTCCGGTGTCGATGCTCACTCACTGGCACAGGCTGCTGAGTTGCTCAGTTCCAGCAAACGGGTTGCGTATCATTCTTGGACGGGGATTGGGCAGCATAGCAATGCGACACAGACTGAGCGTGCAGTAGCTATCCTTTATGCACTGACCGGTAGCTTCGACGTCTTGGGAGGAAACCGGGTATACACGCAATTGCCTGTGCGGCCCATTAATGGGCTGGATCTTATCGAGCCCGCACAATTAAATAAGGCGCTGGGCGTTGATCAACGCCCATTAGGGCCGCCCGCTCAGGGGTGGATTACTGCTCGGGATCTCTACCACTCTATCATCGAAGGCCAACCGTATCGTGTTCGAGCATTCATGGGGTTCGGCACTAATTTCATGGCCAGCCAGGGAGATGTTGAGCTGGGTATTACAGCCTTGCAGCAGCTCGAATTCCATGTGCATTGCGATCTATTTGAAACGCCTTCTTCGCGTTTCGCTGATATTCTCCTGCCAGTTAATACCCCTTGGGAACGAGAAGCCCTGCGTGCCGGTTTTGAGATAAACGAACTAGCAGTAGAGCATGTCCAGCTGCGACAGCGAATAGTCGCGCCTAGAGGCGATTCGAAATCTGATACCGATATCGTTTTCGCCCTAGCTGAAGCGCTAGGTATGGACGAGCTTTTTTTTAACGGGAGTATCGAGGCTGGATGGAACTGGATGCTGAAGCCGCTGGATCTGACTGTAGCGCAGCTTCGCCAGAAGCCAGAGGGTATCCGCTACAAACTGACACAAAAACAAAAGCAGTACTCCAGCATAAACAATGGCAAGGTCCAGGGCTTCAAGACACACACTAGGCGGGTCGAACTGTATTCAGAAACGCTGTTGCGTCATGGATATGACCCGTTACCAACCGCTGATGGCATGCTTACGGCGAGGCAAGCTCACACCCGGTTCCCTTATAAGCTCACTTCGATCAAGAACGGTTTTTTCTGCCATAGTCAGCACCGTTCGATTGTGTCGCTGCGCAAAAGATCCCCGCTGCCAGTTGCCCAACTCAACCCCGACTTGGCGGCTAAGAAAGGCATAGAAAAGGGCGACTGGGTATTAATCGAAACGACAGAAGGACAGGCTCGTTTCTGCGCTAGTCTCAGTTCGGATCTGGATGTTGGCGTTATTGTCGCTGAATTCGGTTGGTGGCAAAGCTGCAATGAGCTTGGGCGCGCTGGATATGCTGTCGTTGGTGCAGGTAATAGTAACTACAATACCCTCATCAGCGCGCGTGACTCGGACCCCATCAGTGGCTCTGTGCCAATGCGCTCGTTCAACTGTGATATTCGGAGAGATCCCACTCAAGATACCAGACGGCGAACTTGGGAGGGTTTTAGGCCATTTAAAGTCCGCACTTTGAGGCGGGAGACGGCCGATGTTTTAGCCGTCGAACTGGCTACTCCAGATGGGTCGCTACTACCAGACTATCTTCCTGGTCAGCATATCACGCTGTGCTTAAACAAGGGCAGTGATGACCAGCAATTAGTCCGTGCTTACTCTCTGACTGGCCCCGCTAAAGAGGAGGGGAGAACCAGTTACCGTATTGCTGTACGTCACCTGCGGGGTACCGACGAACAGGGCAATGCCATTGAAGGCAGAATGTCAGGTTACCTCCATAATTATCTCAAAATTGGGCAAGAAGTGCACCTTGGCGCTCCCGGTGGCAGCTTTGTGTTGCCTGTCTCATTGCCGCAGCCCGTTGTTATCTTCGCTGGTGGTATCGGCATCACGCCCTTTATTAGCTACCTGGAAACCCTAGTCGACTCTGACAACATGCCAGAAGTGTGGATCCACTATGCAAACCGTAATAGCCAGAGTCATGCCTTCAGAGCACGAATAAATAAGCTGCTACCTCGTTTATCTAGATTGACGGTAATCAACTATTACAACGCTCCGCTGACGACAGACCGCATGGGAGTGGATTACGACTCAAACGACTTGGTGTCAGCCTCAGTCGTATCGAACTCACTAATTGAGCGTCGAGCACGCATATATCTATGTGGCCCAGATCCCATGATGACAGCCATCAGTAATCAACTAATCGAAAGAGGAGTACCTAGGTTCGATATTTTTAGCGAAGCGTTCCGATCACCAGTAACAATTAATCCCAGCGATGATCAGCAATATCGCGTCTCCTTCGTACGCTCAAATTCTTTCGGGATTAGCTGGAGCTCAGCCGCAGGGCCATTGCTAAATTTTGCTGAAAAACGCGGCATTAGCTTGCCCAGTGGTTGTCGCGTTGGGCAGTGCGAGAGTTGTGCCGTTCGTATCATTTCCGGAAAGGTATACCACCTCAATGGGCAAGAGCCGGAAGATCCTAGTGTGTGTTTGACCTGCCAGGCTATTCCTGTAAGCGACCTGGAATTAGACATATAA
- a CDS encoding CatB-related O-acetyltransferase: MQNKHWSKYQLLHEVVTNANISIKGTHSYYSDCWDNGFEESVVRYLHGDEASRNWEPRWEIDKLHIGDYVCIGAEVVILMGGNHTHRADWFCLYPFMDYIDEAYMGKGDTLIGDGAWLGMRAMIMPGVTIGEGAIVAANSVVTKDVAPYSVVGGSPAKLVKYRFESSVIDELLQLKIYDWPTEKFEALKRYLCTSDIQQLKSAVLAYDGQK, translated from the coding sequence GTGCAAAATAAACATTGGTCAAAATATCAGTTGCTACATGAAGTAGTAACTAATGCCAATATCTCAATAAAGGGTACTCACAGTTATTACAGTGACTGCTGGGACAACGGCTTTGAAGAGTCGGTTGTTAGGTATCTACATGGTGACGAAGCGAGCCGTAATTGGGAACCTAGGTGGGAAATCGATAAACTCCATATTGGTGATTATGTCTGTATTGGTGCAGAAGTTGTTATTCTGATGGGAGGCAATCATACCCATCGAGCAGATTGGTTCTGTCTATACCCATTTATGGACTACATTGATGAAGCATATATGGGAAAAGGAGACACCCTTATAGGTGATGGTGCATGGCTTGGAATGAGAGCGATGATAATGCCAGGTGTCACTATTGGAGAGGGGGCTATTGTTGCAGCGAATAGTGTGGTTACTAAAGATGTAGCTCCTTACAGTGTAGTTGGTGGTTCTCCAGCAAAACTAGTCAAGTATCGTTTTGAGTCATCCGTAATTGACGAGCTTTTGCAGTTGAAAATCTATGATTGGCCTACTGAAAAGTTCGAAGCATTAAAACGTTATTTGTGTACATCAGACATTCAGCAACTTAAAAGTGCTGTTTTAGCCTACGATGGTCAAAAATAG
- a CDS encoding restriction endonuclease has translation MAVLDFKEIPEAHKASGMQDTFELFARDFLSFMGYKIITDPDRGADGGVDLIVEEKRTGVGGETIIRWLVSCKHKAFSGNSVSPTDDANIRDRVEANNCQGFIGFYSTLASTGLSTNLEGMKAKVEYQVFDREKIEGQLLHSAKGLEIAERYFPVSLSDWKTENPQPAKIFVEKPSLKCKVCEKELFDQEDNGVITLWSRMRTDYENEKEHFEHVFWTCRGHCDSALSAYIRKQNNNLMDGWEDVSDVMMPTIFIKWVMSIMNEQRSGVVYSDEAFENLKEFLLQVFPYVSRHLTSKELDRVKSLGMIPSYLGGLGYEG, from the coding sequence TTGGCTGTTTTGGATTTCAAAGAGATACCTGAAGCTCACAAAGCAAGTGGAATGCAAGATACGTTCGAATTGTTTGCTCGCGATTTTCTATCTTTTATGGGTTACAAGATCATCACTGATCCAGACAGAGGTGCTGATGGTGGAGTTGACTTAATCGTTGAAGAAAAGCGCACTGGTGTAGGTGGCGAAACCATAATCAGATGGCTTGTAAGCTGCAAGCACAAGGCGTTTAGTGGAAATTCCGTTTCACCAACTGACGATGCCAATATTCGGGATAGAGTCGAAGCAAATAATTGCCAGGGTTTTATTGGTTTCTATTCAACCCTCGCTAGCACAGGGCTATCAACAAATCTTGAGGGGATGAAAGCTAAGGTCGAGTATCAAGTCTTCGATCGAGAAAAAATCGAAGGACAGTTACTTCACTCAGCCAAAGGCCTTGAAATAGCCGAAAGATACTTTCCTGTATCACTTTCCGATTGGAAAACAGAAAATCCTCAACCGGCAAAAATATTTGTTGAGAAGCCAAGCTTGAAATGCAAAGTATGCGAGAAAGAGCTTTTCGATCAAGAAGATAACGGGGTAATAACGCTTTGGTCGAGAATGCGAACTGATTATGAGAATGAGAAAGAGCATTTTGAGCACGTATTCTGGACGTGCAGAGGCCACTGTGATTCAGCGCTTTCTGCTTATATTAGAAAGCAAAACAACAACTTGATGGATGGGTGGGAGGATGTATCTGATGTCATGATGCCCACAATATTTATTAAGTGGGTTATGAGCATTATGAATGAACAACGCTCTGGTGTGGTCTATTCGGATGAAGCTTTTGAAAACCTGAAAGAGTTTCTTCTTCAAGTGTTTCCATATGTTTCTCGCCATCTCACAAGCAAAGAGTTAGATCGAGTCAAATCTCTTGGTATGATTCCATCGTACCTGGGAGGCTTAGGCTATGAAGGCTAA
- a CDS encoding IS110 family transposase gives MNFYNSTHRHYCGIDLHARSLYVCILNQQGDTLLHKEIPASPEPLLRLIETYLDDLVIGVECMHCWYWIADFCEDQGIAFILGHALYMKAIHGGKTKNDRVDSYKIATLIRGGNFPLAYVYPRSMRATRDLLRRRTGLVRHGADLKAHVVNTTSQYNLPPNKVNLKNVSAREQLGRTFDDPIVQRNIDLDMAVLECYHRELSQVEWLLEKQAKKHQPTYYHLLTTIPGVGRILALTILYEVGDIRRFESVQKFASYSRLIKCKAESAGKTYGTQGNKIGNAHLKWAFSEAAVLYLRGNPDAQKLLQRFQKRMSKAKALSALAHKLGRAVYFMLKNEKVFDEQRFLTS, from the coding sequence ATGAACTTTTACAATAGCACTCATCGTCACTACTGTGGCATTGATCTACATGCCAGAAGCCTTTATGTCTGTATCCTCAATCAACAGGGAGACACCCTGTTGCATAAAGAGATTCCCGCTAGCCCAGAACCTCTACTTCGGCTAATCGAAACCTACCTGGATGATCTAGTGATCGGCGTCGAATGCATGCACTGCTGGTACTGGATCGCTGATTTCTGTGAAGACCAGGGCATTGCTTTCATTCTCGGTCATGCCCTTTATATGAAGGCCATTCATGGTGGTAAAACTAAGAATGATCGCGTGGATTCTTACAAAATTGCCACGCTTATTCGCGGTGGCAACTTCCCCCTCGCTTATGTCTACCCACGCAGCATGCGAGCTACCCGTGACCTACTTCGCCGCCGAACTGGGCTCGTTCGCCACGGCGCTGATCTCAAAGCTCATGTTGTCAACACAACGAGTCAGTACAACCTGCCACCCAACAAGGTCAATTTGAAAAATGTCAGTGCCAGAGAACAATTGGGCAGAACCTTTGATGACCCGATTGTTCAGCGCAATATCGATCTAGATATGGCCGTTTTAGAGTGCTACCACCGGGAACTAAGCCAGGTGGAATGGCTATTGGAAAAGCAGGCTAAAAAGCATCAGCCGACCTACTACCACTTATTAACAACCATTCCCGGCGTTGGCCGTATTCTAGCCCTCACCATTCTGTATGAAGTGGGTGATATTCGACGTTTTGAGTCTGTCCAGAAGTTTGCCTCCTATTCCCGACTGATCAAGTGCAAAGCCGAATCGGCTGGTAAGACCTATGGCACCCAGGGCAACAAGATTGGTAATGCCCATCTGAAGTGGGCTTTTTCTGAGGCCGCTGTGCTTTATCTGCGCGGCAATCCAGATGCACAAAAGCTGTTGCAACGCTTCCAGAAACGCATGAGTAAAGCCAAGGCTTTATCGGCTCTGGCTCACAAGCTGGGGCGCGCGGTCTATTTCATGTTAAAAAACGAAAAGGTGTTTGATGAACAACGCTTTTTAACGAGTTAG